In Methanothrix sp., a genomic segment contains:
- a CDS encoding glycosyltransferase family 4 protein → MHGEWMRIGMLSWESLYSIKVGGVAPHVSEISEALARRGHEVHVFTRRGDFESYDKINGVHYQRADVDEHGDILDQMNRMCDALYYRFGAVQQLFGSFDVVHGHDWHPVTALTRIKSDYHLPFLLTMHSTEWGRNGNHFGYGISEEISHREWLGCYEAAKVIVTTKRMQDELMQIYSLPKEKLLIIPNGIIVGKMRRGVDAGRIKERYGIHPLAPVVLFCGRMSIQKGPDLLVEAIPQVLRNRPDVCFLFIGEGGMRAECEQKARDLGVADSCRFLGYISSAEKQMLINACDMMCVPSRNEPFGVVVLEAWDACKPVVATDAVSIINNFQDGLLAYIQPDSIAWCINRMLNDPKEMRHLARAGWARIESEFSWDHIAERTEEAYEQAIELSHH, encoded by the coding sequence AAAGTAGGTGGTGTTGCCCCTCATGTCTCAGAGATATCGGAAGCGCTGGCCAGGCGGGGCCATGAGGTTCATGTCTTTACCCGCAGAGGGGACTTTGAGTCTTATGATAAGATAAATGGGGTGCACTACCAGCGGGCAGATGTAGATGAGCACGGCGATATCCTCGACCAGATGAACAGGATGTGCGATGCGCTGTACTATCGTTTTGGTGCAGTGCAGCAGCTCTTCGGCAGCTTCGATGTGGTGCATGGCCACGACTGGCATCCAGTTACCGCCTTGACCCGCATTAAGAGCGACTATCATCTGCCCTTCCTTCTGACTATGCACAGCACTGAATGGGGGAGGAATGGGAATCACTTTGGATATGGCATATCCGAGGAGATATCTCATAGGGAGTGGCTGGGCTGCTATGAGGCGGCGAAGGTGATTGTGACCACCAAGAGGATGCAGGATGAGCTGATGCAGATCTACAGCCTGCCCAAGGAGAAGCTCCTCATCATCCCAAACGGCATAATTGTGGGCAAGATGAGGCGGGGGGTTGATGCTGGCCGGATCAAGGAGAGATATGGCATTCATCCCCTGGCACCGGTGGTGCTCTTCTGTGGCAGGATGAGCATCCAGAAGGGTCCGGATCTCCTGGTGGAGGCCATTCCCCAGGTGCTTAGAAATAGGCCTGATGTCTGCTTCCTTTTCATCGGAGAGGGGGGCATGAGGGCAGAATGCGAGCAAAAGGCTCGCGATCTTGGCGTTGCTGATTCCTGCCGCTTCCTGGGCTATATCTCCAGCGCTGAGAAGCAGATGCTGATCAATGCCTGTGACATGATGTGCGTCCCCTCCCGCAATGAGCCCTTTGGGGTGGTGGTGCTGGAGGCATGGGATGCCTGCAAGCCGGTGGTGGCCACTGATGCTGTGAGCATCATCAACAACTTCCAGGATGGTCTGCTAGCATATATCCAGCCCGACTCCATAGCCTGGTGCATAAACAGGATGCTCAACGATCCCAAAGAGATGAGACATCTGGCGCGGGCAGGCTGGGCCAGGATAGAGAGCGAGTTTTCCTGGGATCATATTGCCGAGAGGACAGAGGAGGCCTATGAGCAGGCCATTGAGCTTAGCCATCATTGA